GCGCGACCTGCGCGGGCGCGACGCCGCGGCCGAGGCTGCGGCAGGCTGATCGATCTCGATGCGGCGGCGGTGTCGCCGGTCCCGCCGCGGCCGGCGCCGCTACGCTCAGCCGCCGCCCGCCGCACCCTCCGCTTCGCCCTTCGCGGCCTGCGCGCCGCCCAGGTTGCGCGCGAGGAAGTCCAGCAGCGTCTGGTAGAACTCGCGGCGGTGGGCGGTGGTGTAGAAGCCGTGTCCTTCGGTATCGAAGAACAAGGTTTGCGCCGGGTTGCCGGCCTTGGCCAGTGCATTCGCCATCCGCTTGCTGTGCACGATCGGCGCGATCTGGTCGGCGCCGCCCGCGACCAGCAGGACCTGCGCCTTGATCCGCGCGGCCATGCCGACGGGCGAGCGCAACGCGAGGCCGTCGCGCTCGCCGACCCAATCGTCGACCCAGTTGCGCATCGAGCGGCTGGCGGCGGAATCCCGGCGGTGCATTTCCTCGAGGTCGTACACGCCCACATAACCCACCGCGCAACGGTAGAGGTCGGGTTCCCTGGCCGCGCCCATCAACGCGGCATAACCGCCGTAGCTGGCGCCGTAGATGCAGATCCGCGCGGGATCGGCGATGCGCTGTTCGATCGCCCAGCGGGTGGCATCGGTGAGATCGTCCTGCATGGCGCCGCCCCATTGGCGCGCGCCCGCCTGCCGGAAGCGCTGGCCGTAGTTGCCGGAGCCGCGGAAATTGATGCGCAGCACCGCATAGCCGGCTTCGGCCAGCATCTGGGTGTCGTCGTCGAAGGCCCACTCGTCGAAGATGCCGTAGGGCCCGCCATGCGGCATCACCACCATCGGCAAGGGCGCAGCTTCCGCGGCACCGGCCGGCAGGGTCAGGTAGCCCTGCAGCGCGAGGCCGTCGCGCGCGCGGACGGAAACCGGCCGCATCTTCGGCAGCTTGGCCGGGTCGAACCATTCGCGTGCCACGAACACGCCGTTGACGTTCATGGTGGCCGGGTCGAACAGGTAGGTGTCGCCCGGCGTGCGGTCGTTCCAGACCTGCACCAGCGCGAGGCCGTCGCGGGTGTAGGAGGTGACGTTGACCGCGGCATCGGGGAATGCCTGCTCCAGCGCACGGTACAGGCGCGCGCCTTCGCCGCCGCCTTCGAGCAGGCGGGCATGCACGCGGCCGTCCATGTACTGCACGCCGAGCAGGGTATGGCCGTCGCGGTCCAGGATCACCGCGTATGGATCGACGGACGGGTCGCGCAGCGCCTGCTTGCGCTCGCCGGTCCGCGTGTCCCAGGCGACGATGGCGTCCGGGCCGGTGTCCTGGGTGACCTCGAGGTAGGCGATGTGGCCGTCCGCGGAGAACCCGAGCGCCGATTCGACGCGCCCGCTCTCGGCTTGGTCGTTGACCAGCCGCCAGTCGTCGCCGTCGCCATTGCGGTAGTACAGCTTGCTGTAGTTGTCGTTCTTCGCGCCGCGCGCGAAGCGGACCCGGCCGTTGGCGTCGCTGAGGAAGACCGCCCGGTTGACCGGCGCGGTCGCCACCCGCGCGCGGCGGCCGCTGTACACGTCCAGCTTGTCGACCACGGTCAACGGCTCGGGCCCGAGCTTCCATGCCGAGATCAGCACGTTGCGCGGGTCGTCGGGCAATGGGTCGATCAGCGTGGCCATCTCCCATTGCGGGTTGATCGAGATGGTGGCCACCAGCCCGGGGTTGTCCTCGCGCCCGACCAGCACCTTGATCCGCTTGCCGTCCAGGCCGAGGCCGTAGAGCTGTCCGGTGCTGAAGGGCTGGTCGCGGCTGCCGAGGCGCTCGGCCATGGCGATCACCACCCGGTCGTCGCTGGCCCACCAGAAATCGTCGATCACCGAATCCTTCGCCCCGGAAGCGCCGGTCACCAGTTTCTTGTCGGAACGCCGCAGGATGGCCAGGCCGACGCGATCCTCCAGTTGCACGGTCGCCGCGTAGTACTGGCCGTCGGGCGAGATCTTGATGCGGCCGTAGCTGTCCTGCTTGAGGTAGCGATCCAGCCGTACCTGCGCCTGCGCGGGAAGGAATGTCAGCAGCAGCGCGGCAAGCGCGGCGATCAACCAGGTTCGCATGGGCGCCCTCCTGGCGCGTCGCATCGCGTCGGAGTTTATAGGCGCATCCGTGCCGCCGCGTCGATCAGGTCCGGGAAGAACCCCTCGAACGCGGCATCCGCCGCCGCTTCGTTCGCACGCAGCACGTCGAGGCATTCGACCAGGCGATCGCCATTGTGCGACAGCCGGGTGGCGATGCCGTGCACGGCATGGTCGACGTTGCCGCGGCGCGCGTAGGAACCCAGCCAGTCGTGCGCGGCCATCCGCGGGGCGATGGCGTGCAGGCGCGGCGGCAGTTCCTCGCCATGTTCGCGCAGCACGCGGTAGACGCGCGCGGTGAACGCCTCGAGCGGCATGTCGTTCCAGCGCATCCAATCGCGCGCCAGGCAATGGTCGAAATACACGTCGAGCACGATGCCGGCATAGCGGCGCAGGCCGGCGGCATCGAACAGGCCGCGTGCTTCGACCACCGCCGGATGCTCGTCGGTGTAACGGTCGATGCGGCGATGGCGGACGATCTCGGCGCGGATCGGCGGCGGCCAGTCCTGCAGCGCGGATTGGCCGAACACGAAGTCGCCGAGCAGCGCGCCGAGGATCGCGTCGTCCGCATGCCGGGCCAGCCATGCGTGGGCGAGGTAGTTCATCGCCCGATGGTAGCCGCACGCGCTTCGGCGTTGCGTCGCGTCGATGGCGGGCACCGGCATCTGGCCGTGCAGCGGCGCAGCAAGCTCAGAACGGCTTGCTGGCCGCCGCGGGTTCGCAATCCGCGCCGAGCGCCTTGTCGTCGATGGCGACGCACACGCGGAAGTCGTGCAGGCCGGCGATCTGGCGGTCCTCGCCACGCGCCACCGTGAAGCGCTGCAGCGGGGCGAGCGCGCAGTCCGCCTTGCCGGCGCAGGCCGCCGGGTAGAGCGTGTAATGGCAGCTGCCGCTGTCGCTTTCCAGGCAATGGAAGCGCGCTACGCCGTCTTCCACGCGCGCCTTGCTGTACAGGGTGTCGTGGCCGTTGTCGCCGATGCGGTTGCTGTAGCTGGTGCCGCCGATCCCGCAGGCGGAGAGGATCACCAGCAGCGGCGAAAGCAGGAATCGAGCGAGGACGATGAACCTGGGCATGTTGCACCTCGTGGTGGGGCGGCGCGGGGGAGTGGCGTCAGGCGCATGCCGGCACGGCATGCCGCCGGCGCTACATGTGCTTGAACAGGGCCATGAACGGCTGGCTGACGGTGAGCGTTTCCGGGCGATGCCGCAGGCGCACGGTGCCGCGGCCGCTGTCGTCGCGGACGATGCCGGCGATCGCCCTCAGGTTGACGATGGTGGAGCGGTGGATCTGCTTGAAGCTATTGGCGTCCAGCCGCGGCAGCAACTCGCGCAGCGGCGTGCGCAGCAGCGCCTCGCCCTCGGCGGTGACCACGGTGGTGTACTTGTGGTCGGCCTGGAAATAGGCCACGTCGTCGACCAGGATCAGCCGCGTCTCGCGGCCCGCGCTGGCGGTCAGCCAGGTCAGCGGTTCCACCGCGCCGGCCGAGTTCGGCAATGCGCCGAGCTTGTCCAGCAGCGTCGCCAGCATCGCCGCATCCGGCAACGCGTCCTGCGCCTGCAGGCGGGCGACGCTGGCGTCCAGCCGTTCCGGCTTCACCGGCTTCAGCAGGTAGTCGATCGCGCCGCGCTCGAAGGCGTCGATCGCGTACTGGTCGTATGCGGTGACGAACACGATCTTCGTGCGCGGGCTGGCTTCGGCGGCGAGGGCGGCGACTTCCAGGCCGGTCAGGCCGGGCATGCGGATGTCGAGGAAGGCGACGTCCGGGGTGTGCTCGGCCAGCGCTTCCACCGCGCTGGCGCCGTCCTCGCATTCGGCGACGACCTGCAATGCCGGCCATGCGCGCCTGAGCTCGGCGACCAGCGAATGGCGCAGGATCGCTTCGTCCTCGGCGACGATGCAGGTGCGCGCGTCAGTCATGGCGGCTGCTCCGCTGCGGCGCGGTCGCGGGGACGGTGATCGTCGCCGCCACGCCGGCCGGGAAATTGGCGATCACGCTCAGGTTGGCGTCGCCGTTGTAGCGCAGGCGCAGGCGTTCGCGCACGTTCTTCAGGCCGATCCCGGTACCGCTGGTCTTGGTGTTGAAGCCTTCGCCGTTGTCGGCCACGGTGACCGCCACGCCGCCTTCGTCGCGGCGCGCGCGCAGCCACACGGTGCCGCCGCCGGTGCGCGGCTCCAGGCCGTGCTTGATCGCGTTCTCGACCAGGGTCTGCAGCATCATCGCCGGCAGCGGGGTGGCGCGCAGCGCTTCGGGGACGTCGACCTGCACGTCGAGGCGGTCGCCCATGCGGATCTTGAGGATCTCGAGGTAGGCCAGCGCGCGTTCCAGTTCCGCGCCCAGCGTCGACATCTCGTCCTCGGCGTTCGGCAGCGAACGGCGCAGGTACTGGATGAGGTGGCCGAGCATGGATTCGGCGCGGGCCGGGTCGCTGCGGGTCAGCAGCTGCGCGCTGGCCAGGGTGTTGTAGAGGAAGTGCGGCTCGACCTGCGCGTGCAGCAGGTGCAGCTTGGCCTCGGTCAGTTCCTTCTGGGTTGCGGTCTGCGCGGCGCTGGCCTGTTCGCCGCGGCGCAGCGCGCCGATGCGGCGGGTGATCGCGCGCACGATCGCCTCGGCGTTCTCGTAGTTGGTGCCGTCGTCGACCAGGAACCAGTCGCTCCATGCCGGGTTTTCCGGCTCGCAGATCAGGGTGACGCGGCCGCTGTCCTCGCCCGGGGTGACCGTGGCCTGCAGCTGGTTGCGCGGCAGGCCGAACCACAGCAGCGGGTTCCAGCGCCGCAGCGGGTGCTCGCCGTAGGTGCGCGGGCGCGCCACCTTGGCCTTGAGCTGCAGGCTGTCGCGGGCGCTCTGCACCTGTTCGATGCCGGGCAGTTCGCGGATCGCGGCGTCCAGCAGGTCGAAGGCCTCGCCGGGTTCCAGCGGTATCTCGACCAGCCGCTTCTGGCGGTTGCTGAGCGCGTCGGCATCGGTGCGGCCGGCGATCAGGCGCACCCGGTGCAGGTGCGAGAACGCGCCGGTCACCACCAGCGCCATCGTCGCCATCGAGAACAGCACCGCCGGCAGATCGAATCGGCCGATCAACGGGATGCTGGAGTACAGGCTGACGACCAGCATCACCGCCAGGCCCCAGGCGATGGCGATGCGCAGGACGAAGAACAACTGCTTGAACAGGGACTTGAGCATGCGGGCGGCCTGGCCGGTGCGTGTCTGGAGACGAGCACGGAGCATAGCGAGGCCGACCGCCGGCGGAAGGCTGCGCGCGACGAAGCCCGGGATCGGCCGACGAACAGCGCCCGCGCAGGCGTAGACTGCCGGCGACGGGGGGAGCACATGGCCAACGACGCCGCCGACAACTCGACCGCGGAACTCCCGGCTGCGCCCTGGGACGGGCGCGACGCGCCCGCGCGCAATGCCACCCTGACCCGGATCCTGGTGCGGATCGCGCGCGAGGCCCTGCAGGGCGCCGACCTCGAGGCCATGATGCAGGGCACCTGCGCCTGCCTGGTGGCGGAGCTGCCGGTGGCGATCGCCAGCGTGATCCTGCTCGACGAGGCCCACGCGTACTTCGTGCACGAGGTCTGGGCCGGCGAGTGGACGCTGTCGCCGCTGGAGGCCACCGGCGACTGGCCGGTCAGCCGCGGCTGCGCCGGCCGTTGCGCGCGGCTGGGCACGCCGCAGCTGATCGCCGACGTGAGGGTCGATCCCGACTACGTGGCCGGCAACGACCTGGTGCGCAGCGAATACCTGGTGCCGATCCGCCATCGCCAGCGCATGCACGGCGTGCTCAACATCGAGAGCACGCGCACCGATTTTTTCGATGCGGAGGCCTGCGCGGTGTTCGATGCGGTCGCCGACCTGGTCGCCGGCGCGATCCATTTCGCGCGCATGGCCAACGAACTGCAGCAGGTGAACCACAGGCTGGAACAGCTGTCGATGATCGACGGCCTGACCGGCATCGCCAACCGGCGCTGCTTCGACCGCGAGCTGGACATGGGCTGGCGGCGGATGGCCGCCGAGGGCCGGCCGCTGTCGCTGCTGATGGTCGATGCCGATGCGTTCAAGCCGCTCAACGACGCCTGCGGGCACCTGCATGGCGACGAATGCCTGCGCGAGCTCGCGCGCATCTGCGGCGAGTTCGTGCAGGGCGAAGGCGACCTGGTCGCCCGCTTCGGCGGCGAGGAACTGGTGCTGCTGCTGCCGGGCCGCGACCTGGCGGCCGCGACCGCGATCGCCGAGGCCCTGCGCGTCGCGGTGGAAACCAAGGCGATGCCGCATCCGGCCTCGCCGGTGGCGGCGCACGTCACCGTGAGCGTGGGCGTGGCCACCGCCCTTCCCGCGGTGCCATGGCCGCCGGAACGGCTGATCGCCACCGCCGACCGCGCCATGTACGCGGCCAAGCGGCGCGGCCGCAACCGGGTGTGTGCCGAGCTTGCCAATCCATGACCTCCGGCCCGCGTGCGCGCGGACGGAAGGCGCATCATGCGCGGATCGCCCGCCGACCGGAGCCCGCCATGCGTCGCCTGTTGCTCGCTTCCTGCATCGCCCTCGCCTCGCTTTCCGGTTGCGCCAGCATGGGCGGCGCCTCCTCTTCCGACATCGCTGCGGTGCTGGCCAGTCCGTCGCGTTCGGCGGACGACAGGCAGCGCGACGCCCGCGACAAGCCGGCCGAAGTGCTGGCGCTGGCGAAGTTCAAGCGCGGCGACACCGTGGCCGACATCCTTGCCGGCGGCGGTTACTACAGCGAGATCCTGTCCGGCATCGTCGGCCCGGACGGCAAGGTGCTGCTGGTCAACAACCCCGGCTACGACGCCTTCGGCAAGAAGGGCTATACCGAGCGCCTGGCCAACAACCGCCTGCCGAACGTGACCCATGTGGTCGGCCCCAGCGATGCGCTGGGCATCGGCGAAGGCGTGCTCGACGGCGCGGTGATCGTGATGTCCTACCACGACCTGTACTGGGTCGACGACAAGATGGGCTGGCCGAAGGTCGATGCCGGCCGGTTCCTCGACCAGGTCGTGCGCGCGCTGAAGCCGGGCGGCGTGCTGCTGGTGGTCGACCACAGCGCGAAGCAAGGCACCGGCAGCGCCGCCGCGCAGGACCTGCACCGCATCGACGAGCAGTTCGCCATCGCCGATTTCCGCAGGCACGGCCTGCAATGGGAAGCGGCGATCCCGGTGCTGCGCAATGCGGACGACGACCGCAGCAAGAACGTGTTCGATCCGGCGATCCGCGGCAAGACCGACCGCTTCGTGCACCTCTATCGCAAGCCGTGACGCCCGCCGGATCGGCGATGCGCGGCACGCTGGCCGCGCTGCTCGCGTTGTGCTGTTCGCTGGCGGCGGCGCAGGCGCCCGACCGGCGCATCGCCATCACCATCGACGACCTGCCGTGGCAGCGCATCGGCAAGACCGCCGAGGCCGACCTGCGTTCGCGCCACGCCCAGCTGATCGCGCAGTTGAAGCAGGCGAAGGCGCCGGTGGTCGGCTTCGTAAACGAGGACAAGCTGGAAGTCGATGGCGTGGTGCAGCCGGCGCGGGTGGCGATGCTGCGCGACGGGCTGGAGGCCGGCGCCGAACTCGGCAACCACACCTACGGGCACGTCGACCTGCACGAGGTCGGCATCCCCGCCTACGAGAAGGCGATCCTGGAAGGCGAGCGCCGGTTGCGTCCGCTGCTGGCCGAGCGCGGCATGCGGCCGCGCTGGTTCCGCCATCCCTACCTGCGCGCCGGCAGGACCCAGGCGGACAAGGCCGCGGTGCGCGATTTCCTGGCGCGGCACGGCTACCGGATCGCGCCGGTGACGGTCGACAACGGCGAGTGGGTCTGGGCCTTCGCCTACGAGAACGTGCTCGACGGCCAGCCGGACACGCCGCTGCGCGCCGACACCTTGCGCCGCCTGCGCGAAGGCTACGTCCCGTACATGCTGAACAAGGTCGACTACTACGAGCGGCAATCGCAGGCGCTGCTCGGCTACGCCTTGCCGCAGGTGTGGCTGATGCATGCCAATGCACTGAACGCGGCGACCTATGCGGAACTGGTCGCGGGCGTGCGCCGCCGCGGCTACACCACGATCGGCCTCGACCAGGCGCTGCGCGATCCGGCGTATACCCGCGCCGACGGCTATGAGGGCCGCTACGGCCCGAGTTGGCTGCATCGCTGGGCGATGGCCGAAAAGAAGGCGAAAGACTTCTATGCCGGCGAGCCGGCGGTGCCGCAGTGGGTGCTGGACCTGGCCGGGGTGGACGCCGAATAGCGCGCGGGCGCTGCATCGCGGCGCCCGGCCTGGTCCGGCGATCAGCGATCGGGGCGCACCCGCAGGTAGCGGGCGAAGCGCGGCGTGCCTTTCGCGGTGAGGCCGTTGTAGCGGAACGTGACCTGCGCGCCGATCCGCGGCGGATGGGCGCGGTCGGCATCGCGCAAGCCGCTGCCCAGCGCGAAACGGCGGCCGTGCGCATCCTGCACCAGCAGCGCGCCGACCAGGCCGGCGTACTTGCCCTTGCCCGGGCGATAGCCGACCACCCGCGCTTCGGCATCGTCGGACGGCTTGAACTTGAGCAGGTCGTCGCTGCGCCCGGCGCGGTAACGCGCATCGGCGCGATGCAGCACCAGGCCTTCGCCGCCGCCGGCGACCACCGCCTGCAGCCGCGCATCCAGCGCCGCACGACCGCGGATCGGCGTCTGCGCGATCACGGCCAGCGTCGGCGCATCGGCGGCCAACACCAGCGAACGCAGGCGCGCGCTGCGCCGGCCGAAGCCGCCGCCGTCGGCCGGCAGGTCGAAGGCCATGAAGCGCACCCGCCGCCACTGCGCATCGTCGCGCTGCAGTGCGCGCACCAGGTCGCTGATGCGCTGGAACTCGCCGCGACCGCACCACAACTCGCCATCCATCGGTTGCGCCGGCCAGTCCGCGGTGAACCAGGCGGGCGCGTCGATGGCATCGCCATTGCGGGTCAGCAGGCGCTTGCCGTCCCAGCGGGCGCGCACGCCATCCAGTTTCTCGCTGACCAGGTAGCCGGCAAGGTCGCCGATGCCGGTGCCGAAGCGGGTCGCCAGCATCGGCGCCGGTACCTGCGGGCCCGCGCTGGCGGCCGGCAGCGGCATGCCGATGGCGGGCAACAACAGGGCGAGCAGCAGGGCGGTGCGCAGGTCCATCGCGGTTCTCCGTGGGCGATGCATCCAGCATCGCCACGGCAGGCCCGTGCGGCATTCAGTGAGTGCCGGTTTCCGGCGTCGGGGTTTCCCGCGTCGTTCGCCTAGGCGGCGCCGACCCGTTCGCGCACCGCGCCCATGTCGCGCACCGGGCGCACCTCGATGCTGCCGAAGCGCGCCCACGGGAACTGCTGCGCGATCCGCATCGCCTCGTCGATGTCGGCGGCCTCGATCAGGTTGAAGCCGGCCAGGAACTCGCGGGTCTCGGCGAACGGACCGTCGGTGATCCGCGCCACGCCATCGCGGACGCGCAGGGTGCGCGCGGTTTCGTGGCTTTCAAGCTGCTGCGAGCCGAGCAGGCAGCCGGCTTCGCGCAATGCATCGGCCTTCTCGAAGCAGCCGCGCATCAGGCGGTCGAATTCCCCCGCGGGCAACTCGGCCAGGCGTTCCGGGTCGGTATGGATCAGGGTCAGGAATTGCATCGCAGGCTCCGGATCGTGGCACGGCGGGTCGAGCGCGGATCATGCCGGCCTCGGCAGCGGGCTACAACCTGAATGCGAAAAGATTTTTCGATGGCGTGTCGATCCGTGCCGTTGTCGTCCGTCGTACTGCTTGAAGGGCGGACACGCCGACCCGATGCCACCAAGGAGCACGACATGAAAGTGATGGTGATGGT
Above is a genomic segment from Thermomonas aquatica containing:
- a CDS encoding LytR/AlgR family response regulator transcription factor; protein product: MTDARTCIVAEDEAILRHSLVAELRRAWPALQVVAECEDGASAVEALAEHTPDVAFLDIRMPGLTGLEVAALAAEASPRTKIVFVTAYDQYAIDAFERGAIDYLLKPVKPERLDASVARLQAQDALPDAAMLATLLDKLGALPNSAGAVEPLTWLTASAGRETRLILVDDVAYFQADHKYTTVVTAEGEALLRTPLRELLPRLDANSFKQIHRSTIVNLRAIAGIVRDDSGRGTVRLRHRPETLTVSQPFMALFKHM
- a CDS encoding sensor domain-containing diguanylate cyclase, with product MANDAADNSTAELPAAPWDGRDAPARNATLTRILVRIAREALQGADLEAMMQGTCACLVAELPVAIASVILLDEAHAYFVHEVWAGEWTLSPLEATGDWPVSRGCAGRCARLGTPQLIADVRVDPDYVAGNDLVRSEYLVPIRHRQRMHGVLNIESTRTDFFDAEACAVFDAVADLVAGAIHFARMANELQQVNHRLEQLSMIDGLTGIANRRCFDRELDMGWRRMAAEGRPLSLLMVDADAFKPLNDACGHLHGDECLRELARICGEFVQGEGDLVARFGGEELVLLLPGRDLAAATAIAEALRVAVETKAMPHPASPVAAHVTVSVGVATALPAVPWPPERLIATADRAMYAAKRRGRNRVCAELANP
- a CDS encoding class I SAM-dependent methyltransferase, encoding MRRLLLASCIALASLSGCASMGGASSSDIAAVLASPSRSADDRQRDARDKPAEVLALAKFKRGDTVADILAGGGYYSEILSGIVGPDGKVLLVNNPGYDAFGKKGYTERLANNRLPNVTHVVGPSDALGIGEGVLDGAVIVMSYHDLYWVDDKMGWPKVDAGRFLDQVVRALKPGGVLLVVDHSAKQGTGSAAAQDLHRIDEQFAIADFRRHGLQWEAAIPVLRNADDDRSKNVFDPAIRGKTDRFVHLYRKP
- a CDS encoding DNA ligase, which gives rise to MDLRTALLLALLLPAIGMPLPAASAGPQVPAPMLATRFGTGIGDLAGYLVSEKLDGVRARWDGKRLLTRNGDAIDAPAWFTADWPAQPMDGELWCGRGEFQRISDLVRALQRDDAQWRRVRFMAFDLPADGGGFGRRSARLRSLVLAADAPTLAVIAQTPIRGRAALDARLQAVVAGGGEGLVLHRADARYRAGRSDDLLKFKPSDDAEARVVGYRPGKGKYAGLVGALLVQDAHGRRFALGSGLRDADRAHPPRIGAQVTFRYNGLTAKGTPRFARYLRVRPDR
- a CDS encoding ACP phosphodiesterase, whose protein sequence is MNYLAHAWLARHADDAILGALLGDFVFGQSALQDWPPPIRAEIVRHRRIDRYTDEHPAVVEARGLFDAAGLRRYAGIVLDVYFDHCLARDWMRWNDMPLEAFTARVYRVLREHGEELPPRLHAIAPRMAAHDWLGSYARRGNVDHAVHGIATRLSHNGDRLVECLDVLRANEAAADAAFEGFFPDLIDAAARMRL
- a CDS encoding alpha/beta hydrolase family protein; the encoded protein is MRTWLIAALAALLLTFLPAQAQVRLDRYLKQDSYGRIKISPDGQYYAATVQLEDRVGLAILRRSDKKLVTGASGAKDSVIDDFWWASDDRVVIAMAERLGSRDQPFSTGQLYGLGLDGKRIKVLVGREDNPGLVATISINPQWEMATLIDPLPDDPRNVLISAWKLGPEPLTVVDKLDVYSGRRARVATAPVNRAVFLSDANGRVRFARGAKNDNYSKLYYRNGDGDDWRLVNDQAESGRVESALGFSADGHIAYLEVTQDTGPDAIVAWDTRTGERKQALRDPSVDPYAVILDRDGHTLLGVQYMDGRVHARLLEGGGEGARLYRALEQAFPDAAVNVTSYTRDGLALVQVWNDRTPGDTYLFDPATMNVNGVFVAREWFDPAKLPKMRPVSVRARDGLALQGYLTLPAGAAEAAPLPMVVMPHGGPYGIFDEWAFDDDTQMLAEAGYAVLRINFRGSGNYGQRFRQAGARQWGGAMQDDLTDATRWAIEQRIADPARICIYGASYGGYAALMGAAREPDLYRCAVGYVGVYDLEEMHRRDSAASRSMRNWVDDWVGERDGLALRSPVGMAARIKAQVLLVAGGADQIAPIVHSKRMANALAKAGNPAQTLFFDTEGHGFYTTAHRREFYQTLLDFLARNLGGAQAAKGEAEGAAGGG
- a CDS encoding polysaccharide deacetylase family protein; amino-acid sequence: MRGTLAALLALCCSLAAAQAPDRRIAITIDDLPWQRIGKTAEADLRSRHAQLIAQLKQAKAPVVGFVNEDKLEVDGVVQPARVAMLRDGLEAGAELGNHTYGHVDLHEVGIPAYEKAILEGERRLRPLLAERGMRPRWFRHPYLRAGRTQADKAAVRDFLARHGYRIAPVTVDNGEWVWAFAYENVLDGQPDTPLRADTLRRLREGYVPYMLNKVDYYERQSQALLGYALPQVWLMHANALNAATYAELVAGVRRRGYTTIGLDQALRDPAYTRADGYEGRYGPSWLHRWAMAEKKAKDFYAGEPAVPQWVLDLAGVDAE
- a CDS encoding YciI family protein, encoding MQFLTLIHTDPERLAELPAGEFDRLMRGCFEKADALREAGCLLGSQQLESHETARTLRVRDGVARITDGPFAETREFLAGFNLIEAADIDEAMRIAQQFPWARFGSIEVRPVRDMGAVRERVGAA
- a CDS encoding sensor histidine kinase, with amino-acid sequence MLKSLFKQLFFVLRIAIAWGLAVMLVVSLYSSIPLIGRFDLPAVLFSMATMALVVTGAFSHLHRVRLIAGRTDADALSNRQKRLVEIPLEPGEAFDLLDAAIRELPGIEQVQSARDSLQLKAKVARPRTYGEHPLRRWNPLLWFGLPRNQLQATVTPGEDSGRVTLICEPENPAWSDWFLVDDGTNYENAEAIVRAITRRIGALRRGEQASAAQTATQKELTEAKLHLLHAQVEPHFLYNTLASAQLLTRSDPARAESMLGHLIQYLRRSLPNAEDEMSTLGAELERALAYLEILKIRMGDRLDVQVDVPEALRATPLPAMMLQTLVENAIKHGLEPRTGGGTVWLRARRDEGGVAVTVADNGEGFNTKTSGTGIGLKNVRERLRLRYNGDANLSVIANFPAGVAATITVPATAPQRSSRHD